A stretch of Flavobacteriales bacterium DNA encodes these proteins:
- a CDS encoding thioredoxin domain-containing protein, with translation MTLGQSNPPNRLARESSPYLLQHAHNPVDWFPWGEEALAKARSENKLLLVSIGYSSCHWCHVMERESFVDPAIAALMNARYICVKVDREERPDVDHVYMTAVQLMTGRGGWPLNCFALPDGRPVYGGTYFPPEQWSRVLTDLNRTWQAEPTRVMEQAARLQRGVAGSMIAPDEAAPIAEARATVLRMAEAWKPRLDQQHGGADRVPKFPMPNNYQFLLRLAVLTNDRELLQHVELTLDRMAMGGIFDWVGGGFARYSTDTLWKVPHFEKMLYDSAQLVSLYSQAYQVLKKAIYKEVVTLTISFIEHEMSSPEGAFFSAIDADSEGEEGLFYVWSDDDLQEALGPEYDLARAYFDIGGKALWEHGRNILRRGMPDADFARAFGIGEAELGERLARIRTLLMQARNKRVRPGLDDKSLTSWNALMVTGLCDAHEVFGEERWLSRAERCMEHLMKECRKTDGGLRHSWKAGTASINGYLEDYAFTIEALLALYGLTFNERWLTDALALAEHAIRHFRDESTGFFHFTSDQDAPLIARPMELDDNVIPASNSAMARCLSALGTYHDDARLGGMAEAMLARMLPRIAEHPSGFSNWGHLALMRGWPLHEIAITGPEALRLRRDFAERYIANRLFLGTTGRSQLPLLRDKALPGSMIFVCVEKSCQLPVPTVQEALSQLR, from the coding sequence ATGACGCTCGGACAAAGTAATCCGCCCAACCGGCTCGCACGCGAAAGCAGCCCCTACCTCCTGCAGCATGCGCACAACCCGGTGGATTGGTTCCCCTGGGGCGAGGAGGCCCTCGCTAAAGCACGCTCGGAGAACAAGCTGCTGCTGGTGAGCATCGGCTACAGCAGCTGCCATTGGTGCCATGTGATGGAGCGCGAGAGCTTCGTTGATCCCGCGATCGCCGCGCTGATGAATGCGCGGTACATATGCGTTAAGGTGGATCGCGAGGAACGGCCCGATGTGGACCACGTGTACATGACCGCCGTGCAGCTGATGACCGGCCGGGGCGGCTGGCCCTTGAACTGCTTCGCATTGCCCGATGGCCGCCCAGTGTATGGCGGCACCTACTTCCCGCCGGAGCAATGGAGCCGTGTGCTCACCGACCTGAATCGGACATGGCAGGCAGAGCCGACCCGCGTGATGGAGCAAGCGGCACGGCTGCAGCGCGGGGTCGCTGGCAGCATGATCGCTCCAGACGAGGCAGCGCCCATCGCCGAAGCGCGAGCAACCGTGCTGCGCATGGCCGAGGCCTGGAAGCCGCGGCTCGATCAGCAGCATGGCGGCGCCGACCGCGTGCCCAAGTTCCCCATGCCAAACAACTACCAGTTCCTGCTTCGCTTGGCGGTGCTCACCAACGACAGGGAATTGCTTCAGCACGTGGAGCTCACGCTCGACCGCATGGCCATGGGGGGCATCTTCGATTGGGTGGGCGGCGGCTTCGCACGCTACAGCACCGATACCCTGTGGAAGGTGCCGCACTTCGAGAAGATGCTGTACGACAGCGCGCAGCTCGTATCGCTCTACAGCCAAGCCTATCAAGTGCTGAAGAAGGCGATCTACAAGGAGGTGGTCACCCTCACCATCAGCTTCATCGAGCATGAGATGTCATCGCCTGAAGGCGCGTTCTTCAGCGCGATCGATGCCGACAGCGAGGGCGAGGAAGGCCTCTTCTACGTGTGGTCCGATGACGACCTGCAGGAAGCGCTCGGCCCCGAATACGATCTGGCCCGCGCCTACTTCGACATCGGCGGGAAAGCCTTGTGGGAGCATGGCCGCAACATCCTGAGGCGCGGCATGCCCGATGCCGACTTCGCGCGCGCATTCGGCATCGGCGAAGCGGAGCTGGGTGAGCGCCTCGCGCGGATCCGGACCTTGCTGATGCAGGCGCGCAACAAGCGCGTGCGCCCGGGCCTCGACGATAAATCGCTCACCAGCTGGAACGCGCTCATGGTCACCGGCCTGTGCGATGCCCACGAGGTCTTCGGCGAGGAGCGATGGCTCAGCCGAGCGGAGCGTTGCATGGAGCACTTGATGAAGGAGTGCCGCAAGACCGATGGCGGCTTGCGTCATAGTTGGAAGGCGGGAACCGCTTCCATCAATGGCTACCTGGAGGACTATGCGTTCACGATCGAGGCCCTATTGGCGCTCTATGGCCTCACCTTCAATGAGCGCTGGCTCACCGATGCCTTGGCACTGGCCGAACATGCCATCCGCCACTTCCGCGATGAGTCCACCGGCTTCTTCCACTTCACCAGTGACCAGGATGCGCCCTTGATCGCGCGCCCCATGGAGCTCGACGACAATGTGATCCCGGCGAGCAACTCCGCGATGGCGCGCTGCCTATCCGCGTTGGGCACCTATCACGACGATGCCCGATTGGGCGGCATGGCCGAAGCGATGCTCGCGCGCATGCTCCCGCGCATCGCCGAGCATCCATCAGGCTTCAGCAATTGGGGCCATCTCGCGCTGATGCGCGGATGGCCTCTGCACGAGATCGCCATTACGGGGCCTGAAGCGCTGCGCCTGCGGCGCGATTTCGCGGAGCGGTACATCGCCAATCGGCTCTTCCTGGGCACAACGGGTCGTTCGCAATTGCCCTTGCTGCGCGACAAGGCCCTGCCCGGGAGCATGATCTTTGTATGCGTGGAAAAGAGCTGCCAGCTTCCCGTACCCACTGTTCAGGAAGCCCTCTCCCAGCTGCGATGA
- a CDS encoding DUF1801 domain-containing protein, with protein sequence MPKPNKTHATAASVDAFIDKQPKEEVRDDCRALMKLMHELTGEEPHMYGPSIVGFGAYHYTYASGHSGSAPLAAFSPRKPDLVIYLGQEALDSTTLAKLGKSRATKGCLYVRRLADIDLKVLKGMIKKSIAATRKAYPQR encoded by the coding sequence ATGCCAAAGCCCAACAAGACCCACGCCACCGCCGCCAGCGTCGATGCCTTCATCGACAAGCAGCCGAAGGAGGAGGTGCGCGACGATTGCCGCGCGCTGATGAAGCTGATGCATGAGCTCACCGGCGAGGAGCCGCACATGTACGGCCCGAGCATCGTTGGCTTTGGCGCCTACCACTATACCTACGCCAGCGGCCATTCGGGCAGCGCGCCCTTGGCGGCCTTCAGTCCGCGCAAACCGGATCTGGTGATCTACCTGGGTCAGGAAGCCTTGGATTCGACGACACTGGCTAAGCTGGGCAAGTCGCGGGCCACCAAAGGCTGCCTGTACGTGCGGCGCCTCGCCGACATCGACCTGAAGGTGCTGAAGGGGATGATCAAGAAATCGATCGCGGCCACAAGGAAGGCCTATCCGCAGCGCTGA
- a CDS encoding LEA type 2 family protein encodes MRPTRLLSYSAIALLLASCSRYQDVVLHEITDAELISMNAKSIALRVDARIENPNGFRIHVEEPDVDLFLNDRYIGKALLDSALVIDKKTTSVYPVYMHADLAGGPLVAMLITSALSGEVKVGAKGSAAGRAGALKKRFPFDVSQVISLRD; translated from the coding sequence ATGAGACCCACGCGCCTCCTCTCCTATTCAGCCATCGCCCTGCTCCTCGCCTCCTGCTCCCGCTATCAGGACGTGGTGCTGCATGAGATCACCGATGCCGAGCTGATCAGCATGAATGCGAAGTCCATCGCCTTGCGGGTCGATGCGCGGATCGAGAATCCCAACGGTTTCCGGATCCATGTGGAAGAGCCCGATGTGGACCTCTTCCTGAACGACCGTTACATCGGCAAGGCACTGCTCGATTCGGCGTTGGTGATAGACAAGAAGACCACCTCGGTCTATCCGGTGTACATGCACGCCGACCTCGCAGGCGGGCCATTAGTGGCCATGCTCATCACCAGTGCGCTGAGCGGCGAGGTTAAAGTGGGCGCGAAGGGCTCCGCTGCTGGCCGCGCCGGTGCGTTGAAGAAACGCTTCCCCTTCGATGTGAGCCAGGTGATCAGCCTCAGGGACTGA
- a CDS encoding NYN domain-containing protein, whose amino-acid sequence MKKINDTTIALLIDGDNAAPKRLAAILEEVSKQGTITIRRIYGDWTTTGMSGWKELLNANAIQPVQQFAYTKGKNSTDSALIIDAMDILHGELVDAFCIVSSDSDYTRLATRLRESGIFVMGVGEKKTPDAFVKACERFIYVENLDVHESPATPARPANDRRKGSASSPLSANTALMNKLRKAFTIASGEEDSASLSKIGQALRRLDPGFDPRSYGHASLSSLVNALKDKLEITREEKGNTVMVRFRG is encoded by the coding sequence ATGAAGAAGATCAACGACACCACCATCGCGCTCTTGATCGATGGCGACAACGCGGCTCCGAAGCGCCTCGCCGCCATCCTGGAAGAAGTCTCGAAGCAAGGCACCATCACCATCCGCCGCATCTACGGCGATTGGACCACCACCGGGATGAGCGGATGGAAGGAGCTGCTCAACGCGAATGCGATCCAGCCCGTCCAGCAGTTCGCCTACACCAAGGGCAAGAACAGCACGGACAGCGCCCTGATCATCGACGCCATGGACATCCTCCACGGTGAACTGGTGGATGCCTTCTGCATCGTGAGCAGCGACAGCGACTACACGCGCCTGGCCACGCGCTTGCGCGAGAGCGGCATCTTCGTGATGGGCGTGGGCGAGAAGAAGACCCCCGATGCCTTCGTGAAAGCATGCGAGCGCTTCATCTACGTTGAGAACCTCGATGTGCATGAGTCACCGGCGACCCCGGCCCGGCCCGCCAACGACCGCCGGAAGGGCAGCGCCTCCAGTCCGCTTTCGGCCAACACCGCACTGATGAACAAGCTGCGCAAGGCGTTCACCATCGCCAGTGGCGAAGAGGATTCCGCTTCGCTCAGCAAGATCGGTCAAGCCCTGCGCCGCCTCGATCCCGGCTTCGATCCGCGCAGCTACGGTCACGCCTCGCTCTCTTCCTTGGTGAATGCGCTGAAGGACAAGCTGGAGATCACGCGCGAGGAGAAAGGGAACACGGTGATGGTGCGGTTCAGGGGTTAG
- a CDS encoding OmpA family protein, which produces MKLARSLSMLVVAAASHGALAQRPAAPLTQDNGDCSGAIFIADSVYHQPQAVRGFGNKLEIKENPSDHTQWFEREHHSTWYKFRSPATTILTFEIIPDNIDDDIDFLVFEGAIPGICDKVATKAVMPIRSNISRNDKSNRSICGLRKDAPDQYVRSGVGSSFSRGMEVKQGDLFYLVVDYQDRPLAGYTIKFHYDPPPPPPEPDPEEATKKKQKLIVEVLDAKTGKPVDANLTIDGMRFSEVVEAKGKSVYEFEMDMYRNLKIGCVRAGYMFQSMRVKGSTEPEVKVQLKLNPVGAGERVVLDDIRFVGNEDKVMRQSEASLLLLLRFMQLNPKVRIEIEGHVNGPTFKNKKEFIDLSTARSKSVYDFLVVNDVEPERLGYVGIGNAQMLYPNPKNKEESEANRRVEIKVVGN; this is translated from the coding sequence GTGAAATTGGCCCGCAGCCTCTCCATGCTGGTCGTCGCTGCTGCTTCGCATGGCGCGTTGGCGCAGCGACCTGCAGCCCCTTTGACCCAGGACAACGGTGATTGTTCCGGCGCCATCTTCATCGCGGATTCGGTTTACCACCAGCCGCAAGCGGTGCGCGGCTTCGGCAACAAGCTCGAGATCAAGGAGAATCCCAGCGACCACACCCAGTGGTTCGAGCGCGAGCACCACAGCACCTGGTACAAGTTCCGTAGCCCGGCCACCACCATCCTCACTTTCGAGATCATCCCCGACAACATCGATGACGACATCGACTTCCTGGTTTTCGAAGGCGCAATACCTGGCATCTGCGATAAAGTGGCCACCAAGGCGGTGATGCCGATCCGGAGCAACATCTCACGCAACGACAAGAGCAACCGCTCGATCTGCGGCCTGCGAAAGGACGCACCCGACCAATATGTCCGAAGCGGCGTGGGCAGCAGCTTCAGCCGCGGCATGGAGGTGAAGCAGGGCGACCTCTTTTATCTGGTGGTCGACTACCAGGACCGGCCGCTGGCGGGCTACACCATCAAGTTCCACTATGATCCGCCGCCACCGCCGCCCGAGCCGGATCCAGAGGAGGCAACGAAGAAGAAGCAGAAACTGATCGTGGAGGTCCTCGATGCCAAGACCGGCAAGCCCGTGGATGCCAACCTCACCATCGACGGCATGCGCTTCAGCGAAGTGGTGGAAGCCAAGGGCAAGAGCGTCTACGAGTTCGAGATGGACATGTACCGCAACCTGAAGATCGGATGCGTGCGCGCGGGCTACATGTTCCAGTCCATGCGCGTGAAGGGCAGCACCGAGCCAGAGGTGAAGGTCCAGCTGAAGCTGAACCCTGTGGGGGCTGGCGAGCGGGTGGTGCTTGACGATATCCGTTTCGTGGGCAACGAGGACAAGGTGATGCGTCAGAGCGAGGCCAGCCTGCTGCTCCTGCTCCGGTTCATGCAGCTGAATCCCAAGGTGCGCATCGAGATCGAAGGCCATGTGAACGGCCCCACCTTCAAGAACAAGAAAGAGTTCATTGACCTGAGCACTGCCCGCTCGAAGAGCGTTTACGACTTCCTCGTGGTGAACGATGTGGAGCCGGAACGTCTCGGCTATGTGGGTATCGGCAATGCGCAGATGCTCTACCCCAATCCGAAGAACAAGGAGGAGAGCGAGGCCAACCGCCGGGTTGAGATCAAGGTGGTCGGCAACTGA
- the tsaB gene encoding tRNA (adenosine(37)-N6)-threonylcarbamoyltransferase complex dimerization subunit type 1 TsaB, translated as MPVILCIETATKLCSVALGRDGVLLAEQELASDRLVHAEKINVFIDAVLREAGADMRMLGAVAVGIGPGSYTGLRIGLSAAKGLCYALGIPIIGVSTLETLVQSAGLKGHASWPMIDARRMEVFAQAFGPDGRVHGEAAPLLLEEAWAESAGSCAVFGDGADKATELWSRHPLITHRPGVRPHARAMLAIADERLRDGAMDDLAYLVPLYGKEAKVTQPRKKGA; from the coding sequence GTGCCCGTGATCCTCTGCATCGAGACCGCCACCAAGCTCTGCTCCGTGGCCTTGGGCCGCGACGGCGTGCTGCTGGCTGAGCAGGAGCTTGCGAGCGATCGCCTGGTGCATGCCGAGAAGATCAATGTGTTCATCGATGCGGTGCTGCGCGAAGCCGGCGCTGACATGCGCATGCTCGGGGCGGTGGCCGTCGGCATCGGGCCGGGCAGCTACACGGGACTGCGCATCGGGCTCAGCGCGGCCAAGGGCCTCTGCTATGCGCTCGGCATCCCGATCATCGGCGTGTCCACCCTGGAGACCCTGGTGCAGTCGGCGGGATTGAAGGGCCACGCGTCATGGCCCATGATCGACGCGCGTCGGATGGAGGTGTTCGCCCAAGCGTTCGGTCCGGATGGACGCGTGCATGGCGAAGCCGCGCCCCTGCTGCTCGAAGAGGCATGGGCCGAGAGCGCCGGATCATGCGCTGTGTTCGGAGATGGCGCTGACAAGGCCACGGAGCTGTGGTCCCGGCACCCGTTGATCACGCATAGGCCAGGCGTTCGTCCGCATGCGCGCGCCATGCTCGCAATAGCGGACGAGCGATTGCGTGATGGTGCAATGGACGACCTCGCCTACCTGGTGCCCCTCTATGGCAAAGAGGCCAAGGTGACCCAGCCCCGGAAGAAGGGAGCTTGA
- a CDS encoding aminopeptidase P family protein produces the protein MRYAPLSAATYREHRLRFRQAMEKGGLAIFHSNDIMPTSADGSMPFKQASDIFYLSGIDQEETILLLFPDAMDPKDREILFVRETSELIAIWEGAKFSQKEASELSGIATVLWTTSYEATIKRLVPQCEHLYLNSNEHLRQGNEVETREERKNKELRAQYPLHSVKRSAPIMHRIRSRKTKEEVPQIQRAIAITGKAFERVCGFVKPGVKEYEIEAEITHEFLRNGSRGHAYTPIIASGYNACVLHYITNDQMCNDGDVILMDFGCEYGGYASDLTRCVPVNGRFTKRQRDVYDAVLRVKNEATQLLRPGTLLADYHKQVGKIMESELIGLGLIDKNDVAKQDPEKPLYKKYFMHGTSHFLGLDVHDVGLWNEMIQPDMVFTVEPGIYIREEKLGIRLENNILVTRDTPIDLFADIPVEADAVEEMMNRKVVPA, from the coding sequence ATGCGTTACGCCCCCCTTTCCGCCGCCACCTACCGCGAGCACCGCCTCCGTTTCCGCCAAGCCATGGAGAAAGGCGGCCTTGCCATCTTCCACAGCAACGATATCATGCCCACGAGCGCTGATGGTTCGATGCCATTCAAGCAGGCCAGCGATATCTTCTACCTCAGCGGTATCGATCAGGAGGAGACGATCCTGCTGCTCTTCCCCGATGCGATGGATCCCAAGGACCGCGAGATCCTCTTCGTGCGCGAGACCAGCGAGCTGATCGCGATCTGGGAAGGCGCCAAGTTCAGCCAGAAGGAAGCGAGCGAGCTGAGCGGCATCGCCACCGTGCTGTGGACCACGAGCTACGAGGCCACGATCAAGCGGCTGGTCCCGCAATGCGAGCACCTGTACCTGAACAGCAACGAGCACCTGCGCCAAGGCAACGAGGTGGAGACGCGCGAGGAGCGCAAGAACAAGGAACTGCGCGCCCAATATCCGCTGCACAGCGTGAAGCGGAGCGCGCCGATCATGCACCGCATCCGCAGTCGCAAGACGAAGGAGGAGGTGCCGCAGATCCAACGCGCGATCGCGATCACGGGCAAGGCCTTCGAGCGCGTATGCGGTTTCGTGAAGCCCGGCGTGAAGGAGTACGAGATCGAGGCGGAGATCACGCACGAGTTCCTGCGCAACGGCTCGCGCGGGCACGCCTACACGCCGATCATCGCCAGCGGCTACAACGCCTGCGTGCTGCACTACATCACCAATGACCAGATGTGCAACGACGGCGATGTGATCCTGATGGACTTCGGCTGCGAGTACGGCGGCTACGCGAGCGACCTGACGCGGTGCGTCCCCGTGAACGGCCGTTTCACCAAGCGCCAGCGCGATGTATACGACGCGGTGCTGCGCGTGAAGAATGAGGCCACGCAGTTGCTGCGCCCCGGCACCCTGCTCGCCGACTACCACAAGCAGGTGGGCAAGATCATGGAGAGCGAACTGATCGGTCTCGGGCTCATCGACAAGAACGATGTGGCGAAGCAGGATCCGGAGAAGCCGCTGTACAAGAAGTACTTCATGCACGGCACCAGCCACTTCCTCGGCTTGGATGTGCACGATGTGGGACTGTGGAACGAGATGATCCAGCCGGACATGGTCTTCACCGTGGAGCCGGGCATCTACATCCGCGAGGAGAAACTGGGCATCCGCCTGGAGAACAACATCCTCGTTACACGCGACACCCCGATTGACCTGTTCGCTGACATTCCCGTTGAAGCGGATGCGGTGGAGGAGATGATGAACAGGAAAGTGGTACCGGCCTAG
- a CDS encoding aldehyde dehydrogenase family protein: MTDQRFSNVAEADRLYALQRAPGNLQRLKDSAVKDRLERIRGIERYLLDKDRMREWTEALRLDLGRSPEESKVIELLPMLAAFRHVHVNLREWVKDQPAPVPLAMSGLKAWTRYEPKGHVLIIAPWNYPLQLTVLPLMHAIAAGNAVVVKPSEVSAHISAFIKRMITDLFDEADVAVIEGDVPTTTALLAKPFHHIYFTGSPAVGKVVMRAAAEHLTSVTLELGGKSPVVLHKSFDVRKAANLIIWGKCMNTGQTCIAPDYALVHEGQVDAFIAACAEEIPRLYDSSGEGLESSPDYGRIVNERNFQRVKALIDDAVAKGARVAIGGGLREGERFMAPHVITGVTTDMAVMQEEVFGPVLPVIAYTGLDEALAVIEKLERPLSFYILSNDKRATEAIMRRTTAGTTAINELMAVSSNPWQPFGGVNHSGLGKSGGRHSFLAFSNERSVQKRAWGTLAPLRPPFKPFFIRWAMRLARL; this comes from the coding sequence ATGACCGACCAGCGATTCAGCAATGTGGCCGAGGCCGACCGTCTTTACGCGTTGCAGCGCGCTCCCGGGAATCTGCAGCGCCTCAAGGATTCCGCCGTGAAGGATCGGCTCGAGCGCATCCGGGGCATCGAGCGATACCTGCTTGACAAGGACAGGATGCGGGAGTGGACCGAGGCCCTGCGCCTGGACCTCGGCCGTTCGCCCGAAGAGAGCAAGGTGATCGAGCTGCTGCCCATGCTCGCGGCATTCCGGCATGTGCATGTCAATCTGCGCGAATGGGTGAAGGACCAGCCCGCACCGGTGCCTTTGGCGATGTCCGGCCTGAAGGCATGGACGCGCTACGAGCCGAAAGGGCATGTGCTCATCATCGCCCCTTGGAATTATCCGCTGCAGCTCACCGTCCTGCCGCTCATGCACGCCATCGCTGCGGGCAATGCGGTGGTCGTGAAGCCCTCGGAGGTCTCCGCGCATATCTCCGCCTTCATCAAGCGCATGATCACCGATCTCTTCGATGAAGCGGACGTGGCGGTGATCGAGGGTGATGTTCCCACCACCACGGCGCTGCTGGCCAAGCCCTTCCACCACATCTACTTCACCGGGAGCCCGGCCGTGGGCAAGGTGGTGATGCGCGCCGCCGCGGAGCACCTCACATCGGTGACGCTGGAGCTTGGCGGCAAATCGCCGGTGGTCCTGCATAAGAGCTTCGATGTCCGGAAGGCGGCCAACCTGATCATCTGGGGCAAGTGCATGAACACGGGCCAGACCTGCATCGCCCCCGATTACGCGCTGGTGCATGAAGGTCAGGTCGATGCGTTCATCGCTGCCTGCGCGGAAGAGATCCCACGGTTGTATGACTCCTCCGGGGAAGGCCTCGAATCCTCACCTGACTATGGCCGGATCGTGAACGAGCGCAACTTCCAGCGCGTGAAGGCCTTGATCGACGATGCGGTGGCGAAGGGCGCGCGCGTGGCCATCGGCGGCGGGCTGCGCGAAGGCGAGCGCTTCATGGCCCCCCACGTGATCACGGGGGTGACCACGGACATGGCCGTGATGCAGGAAGAGGTCTTCGGCCCGGTGCTGCCCGTGATCGCATACACCGGACTGGATGAGGCCCTGGCGGTGATCGAGAAGCTGGAGCGGCCGCTTTCATTCTACATCCTCAGCAACGACAAGCGCGCGACCGAGGCGATCATGCGCAGAACCACGGCCGGCACCACGGCCATCAATGAATTGATGGCCGTGAGCTCGAATCCGTGGCAGCCCTTCGGCGGCGTGAATCACAGCGGCCTCGGCAAGAGCGGTGGCCGCCATTCCTTCCTCGCCTTCAGCAATGAGCGCAGCGTGCAGAAGCGGGCGTGGGGAACGCTCGCTCCGCTGAGGCCGCCCTTCAAGCCCTTCTTCATCCGGTGGGCCATGCGCTTGGCGCGCCTATGA
- a CDS encoding TolC family protein has translation MRAIPVIASIALSIPAAAQQAWTLEQCVKRAEERSLSVLNAQLDAELADKTKDQGYWSLAPDLNGGATHGYNYGRVIDRFTNTFANDRVRTNNFFLSSTLSLFEGFRKQSVIRRNEVDAKAARLGIDAARNQARLESVQAFLDVVALRERKAAAEAQAASTREQIARTQALVEAGRLARADLLAIESQLAQEEFSVVDLGNQSDQRMLALGRALQLEPQEMLSFDIQAPAITGLRITEPTADPAEVLANVLRSNPSFAQAEAQAQSAEKGIGIARSGSMPTLGLSGSVGTGYSGRNFQQVGEPIIGDPVVIGSTLGGDLVYAPTFNVNTELTPFGKQLDQNLNQSLLFQLNVPVFNQMQNRLSIDRARVQHERARNSLVAVRNDLQRNVLDAIVAQRSAYKQFLAAQKAVDAAALNEAYATERFAQGAITSMELATIKATVNRSQADLIAAKYQYLMAQKYLEILQGMPVAL, from the coding sequence ATGAGAGCCATCCCCGTCATCGCATCCATCGCCCTTTCGATCCCCGCCGCCGCGCAGCAAGCATGGACCCTGGAGCAATGCGTGAAGCGCGCCGAAGAGCGCAGCCTCTCCGTGCTCAATGCCCAGCTCGATGCCGAGCTGGCCGACAAGACCAAGGACCAGGGCTATTGGTCGCTCGCGCCCGACCTGAACGGCGGAGCCACGCACGGCTACAATTATGGGCGCGTGATCGACCGCTTCACGAACACCTTCGCCAACGACCGGGTGCGCACGAACAACTTCTTCCTGAGCAGCACGCTCAGCTTGTTCGAGGGCTTCCGCAAGCAATCGGTGATCAGGCGGAATGAGGTGGATGCGAAGGCCGCGCGCCTGGGCATCGACGCAGCGCGCAATCAGGCCCGCCTCGAATCCGTGCAGGCCTTCCTCGATGTGGTGGCGCTGCGCGAGCGCAAGGCCGCAGCGGAGGCGCAGGCCGCCAGCACGCGCGAGCAGATCGCACGCACCCAAGCGCTCGTGGAGGCGGGCCGGCTCGCTCGCGCCGACCTCCTGGCCATCGAATCGCAACTGGCGCAGGAGGAATTCTCCGTCGTTGACCTGGGCAATCAGTCCGACCAGCGCATGCTCGCCCTTGGCCGTGCGCTGCAATTGGAGCCGCAAGAGATGCTCAGCTTCGACATCCAGGCACCGGCGATCACCGGCCTGCGGATCACCGAGCCCACAGCGGACCCCGCTGAGGTGCTGGCCAATGTCCTGCGCAGCAACCCCAGCTTCGCGCAGGCCGAAGCTCAGGCCCAGAGCGCTGAGAAAGGCATCGGCATCGCGCGATCCGGCAGCATGCCCACGCTTGGGCTGAGCGGATCCGTCGGCACGGGCTACAGCGGGCGCAACTTCCAGCAAGTGGGAGAGCCCATCATCGGCGATCCGGTGGTGATCGGCAGCACGCTCGGCGGCGATCTGGTGTACGCGCCCACCTTCAATGTGAACACGGAGCTCACGCCCTTCGGCAAGCAGCTCGACCAGAACCTCAACCAGAGCCTGCTCTTCCAGCTCAACGTCCCCGTCTTCAACCAGATGCAGAACCGGCTGTCCATCGACCGCGCGCGCGTGCAGCACGAACGCGCACGCAACAGCCTCGTTGCCGTGCGCAACGACCTGCAGCGCAATGTGCTCGATGCCATCGTGGCGCAACGCTCGGCCTACAAGCAGTTCCTTGCTGCCCAGAAAGCGGTGGATGCCGCAGCCCTCAACGAGGCGTATGCCACCGAGCGCTTCGCGCAAGGAGCCATCACCAGCATGGAGCTGGCCACCATCAAGGCCACGGTGAACCGCTCGCAGGCCGACCTGATCGCCGCCAAGTACCAGTACCTGATGGCGCAGAAGTACCTCGAGATCCTCCAAGGCATGCCCGTGGCGCTCTGA